TGATGCGCGCATCCATAGCAGCCGTGGTCAGCCTGGTCAAATCGCGACAGCGCAGATTTACCGCAGCTTGCTGGAAGGTAGCGAAATCCGTCAGTCACATCTTGTCAATGATGAGCGGGTGCAAGATCCATATTGCCTGCGTTGTCAGCCACAAGTCATGGGTGCTTGCCTCGACATCATCAATAATGCGGCACGTACTTTGCTGATAGAAGCTAATGCCGTTACTGACAATCCATTGGTGTTCGTGGAAACTGGTGAAGTCATTTCAGGTGGTAACTTCCATGCAGAGCCTGTAGCTTTTGCGGCGGATACCCTGGCACTGGCGATAGCGGAGATAGGTTCCATCTCTGAACGCCGCATCGCCTTGCTGATCGATTCATCGATTTCTGGTCTGCCACCTTTCCTGGTGCCTTCGTCCGGCTTGAATTCTGGTTTCATGATAGCTCACGTGACAGCAGCAGCGCTGGCTTCTGAAAACAAATCACATGCCCATCCATCCAGTGTCGATAGCATCCCGACTTCTGCGAATCAGGAAGATCATGTCAGCATGGCGACTTACGGCGCACGCCGTTTGCATGAAATGGCACACAACACGGCGACCATCGTTGGCATAGAATTGCTGGCTGCTGCACAAGGCGTCGATTTCCATGCACCATTGCAAACATCGGTGATGTTGAAGCAAGTCCACACGCTCTTGCGCGAAAAAGTGGCTTTCTACGACAAAGACAGGTTCTTTGCCCCTGATATAGAAGCAGCAAAAGCGTTGGTCGTCGAAGGCCATTTGAGCGCACAATGCCAGCAGTTGTATCAAAATCTGTATTTGGCCTGATTCTGCTTGAACCCGAGCAGTTTATATTAAGATAGTGGCTCTCTCATCTGGGAGGGCCATTTTTGTATTTTGTTGAAAGCTTTTGATACCCATGCGTAAGTGGACAAGATTAGACTATCAAACCATGCCGTGGAAAAATGGCGGCGGCAGCACGACTGAGCTGGCGATATTTCCAACAGATGCCAGCCTCGATCATTTCGTCTGGCGTTTGAGTACGGCGGAAGTCAGCAG
This is a stretch of genomic DNA from Undibacterium sp. KW1. It encodes these proteins:
- the hutH gene encoding histidine ammonia-lyase; amino-acid sequence: MSNHFEIQPGQFTLSDLRSIWIKAQPLKLAESAYAAINASSATIDKIVAKGDAAYGINTGFGKLAKTRIPDDQLELLQRNLILSHSVGSGELISDEVVRLILAMKIASLARGVSGIRASVIDSMIAMYNAGIMPTIPVKGSVGASGDLAPLSHMTLAMLGEGDARVNGKLVPAKEALSAAGIKPVVLAAKEGLALINGTQVSTALALNGLFLAERLLEAGTITGSLSVDAAKGSDAPFDARIHSSRGQPGQIATAQIYRSLLEGSEIRQSHLVNDERVQDPYCLRCQPQVMGACLDIINNAARTLLIEANAVTDNPLVFVETGEVISGGNFHAEPVAFAADTLALAIAEIGSISERRIALLIDSSISGLPPFLVPSSGLNSGFMIAHVTAAALASENKSHAHPSSVDSIPTSANQEDHVSMATYGARRLHEMAHNTATIVGIELLAAAQGVDFHAPLQTSVMLKQVHTLLREKVAFYDKDRFFAPDIEAAKALVVEGHLSAQCQQLYQNLYLA